One stretch of Pseudovibrio brasiliensis DNA includes these proteins:
- a CDS encoding acetate/propionate family kinase, with protein MSFYFTLNTGSSSVKFALYKAQAEPELFISGIIERLGPHARLKMKAPDGDIVEELGHVDHAGAVVSIFTRVEPYLKGKAVVGIGHRIVHGGNAFYKPTELTSEVMQELEQLIPLAPLHQPYSLATIRAAKQVFPGVLQIGCFDTAFHAGHTFPNDAFAIPRHFYEEGVRRYGFHGLSFDYICSELRREYPDIANGRLVIAHLGNGASMCAVEEGRSINASTSFSAVDGLPMGTRCGRLDPGVMLYLMQEKELSPEEIETIIYRRSGLLGLSEESSDMRVLEHSEELFAKQAINYYSYQIRREVGAMAASLEGIDALIFSAGVGENSARVRSNVCEPLEFLGITIDQEKNKANAPEIGTGRVRVLIIPTNEEQVIARAVATACSKSQ; from the coding sequence ATGAGTTTTTATTTTACGCTCAATACCGGTTCATCCTCCGTCAAGTTTGCGCTTTACAAAGCACAGGCTGAGCCTGAGCTTTTCATCTCCGGCATCATTGAGCGTCTTGGTCCTCATGCCCGCTTGAAGATGAAGGCCCCTGACGGAGACATCGTTGAGGAGTTAGGTCACGTTGATCATGCCGGAGCTGTCGTCTCCATCTTCACCCGCGTGGAACCTTATCTGAAGGGCAAAGCCGTGGTTGGCATTGGCCACCGCATCGTCCATGGCGGCAACGCGTTTTACAAACCAACAGAGCTGACCTCTGAAGTGATGCAGGAGCTGGAACAGCTGATCCCGCTGGCCCCGCTGCACCAACCCTACAGTCTGGCAACCATCCGCGCGGCCAAGCAGGTGTTTCCCGGCGTGCTGCAGATCGGGTGTTTTGATACGGCCTTTCATGCCGGTCACACCTTTCCCAATGACGCATTCGCCATCCCGCGCCATTTTTACGAGGAAGGCGTGCGCCGCTATGGCTTCCACGGGCTTTCTTTTGATTACATCTGCAGCGAGTTGCGCCGCGAGTATCCCGATATCGCCAATGGACGCCTCGTGATTGCTCATCTGGGTAACGGTGCCTCCATGTGCGCAGTGGAAGAGGGTCGGTCCATCAACGCCAGCACCAGCTTTTCTGCCGTGGATGGCCTGCCCATGGGCACACGCTGTGGGCGACTGGACCCGGGCGTAATGCTCTACCTGATGCAAGAAAAAGAGCTGTCACCGGAAGAAATTGAAACCATCATCTACCGCCGCAGCGGCCTGCTGGGGCTCTCTGAAGAATCCTCCGATATGCGCGTGCTGGAGCATTCCGAAGAGCTGTTCGCCAAACAGGCCATCAACTACTACAGTTACCAGATCCGCCGGGAAGTCGGCGCCATGGCCGCCAGTCTTGAAGGCATCGATGCGCTCATCTTCAGCGCCGGAGTGGGCGAAAACTCCGCCCGGGTGCGCTCCAACGTGTGCGAACCACTGGAGTTTTTGGGCATCACCATTGATCAGGAAAAGAACAAGGCCAACGCACCGGAAATCGGCACCGGACGGGTGCGGGTGCTGATCATCCCCACCAACGAAGAGCAGGTTATCGCCCGCGCTGTGGCAACCGCTTGCAGCAAATCTCAATAG
- the fabI gene encoding enoyl-ACP reductase FabI: MFSLKGKKALIVGVANSQSIAWGCAKAMKAQGAELALTYLNDKAKKHVAPLAEEANAAIFAPLDVTQPEQVDALYEQIEKVWGSLDILLHSIAFCPQADLHGRVVDCSAEGFGVAMDISVHSFLRLIRKSEPLMPPGSSVMTVTFHGSEKVISHYNIMGPVKAALESITRYVAAELGQKGISVNALSPGPLATRAASGIASFDEMLADATERAPTRKLASIEDIGAYAAFLASDEARNITGVVHPIDGGYRIIG, translated from the coding sequence ATGTTTTCATTGAAGGGCAAGAAAGCCCTTATTGTTGGGGTGGCAAACAGCCAGTCCATTGCATGGGGATGCGCCAAAGCCATGAAGGCTCAGGGTGCGGAACTGGCACTTACATACCTGAATGACAAAGCAAAAAAGCATGTGGCCCCGCTGGCAGAAGAAGCCAACGCCGCCATTTTTGCGCCGCTGGATGTAACCCAGCCCGAGCAGGTGGATGCCCTGTATGAGCAGATCGAAAAGGTCTGGGGCTCGCTGGATATTCTGCTCCATTCCATCGCCTTTTGCCCGCAGGCAGACCTGCATGGCCGGGTGGTGGATTGCTCGGCAGAGGGATTTGGCGTGGCCATGGACATCTCTGTGCACTCCTTCCTGCGCCTGATCCGCAAATCCGAACCGCTGATGCCGCCGGGCTCCAGCGTGATGACCGTGACCTTCCACGGCTCGGAAAAGGTGATCAGCCACTACAACATCATGGGTCCGGTGAAAGCCGCGCTGGAAAGCATCACACGCTATGTGGCGGCAGAGCTGGGCCAGAAGGGGATTTCCGTCAACGCGCTGTCCCCCGGCCCGTTGGCCACACGTGCTGCAAGCGGCATCGCCAGTTTTGACGAAATGCTGGCAGACGCCACGGAGCGCGCGCCCACACGAAAACTCGCAAGCATTGAAGACATTGGCGCTTATGCCGCCTTTCTGGCCAGTGATGAAGCCCGCAACATCACGGGTGTGGTTCACCCCATTGACGGCGGTTACCGCATCATTGGCTAG
- a CDS encoding GNAT family N-acetyltransferase yields MSVLSPTITVRRLTIDDYEDYLALLHELTEGVPLASGEEGHAHFAKLLDHDGTMVFGLEIYDQIVSCATLHILPNMTYGGRPYCLVENVVTLQAYRGRGFGRRVMDTLRNEAWQANAYKIMLLTGMDRGAKGFYASLGYKAGQKHGMVLRQVPPYKAPAG; encoded by the coding sequence ATGTCTGTCCTCTCGCCCACCATCACCGTCCGCCGCCTGACCATTGACGACTATGAGGATTATCTCGCCCTCCTGCATGAGCTGACAGAGGGCGTTCCGCTGGCAAGCGGGGAGGAGGGGCATGCCCATTTTGCCAAGCTTCTGGACCATGATGGAACAATGGTATTCGGACTGGAAATTTACGACCAGATTGTCTCCTGCGCCACGCTTCATATTCTACCCAACATGACTTATGGCGGACGCCCGTACTGCCTTGTTGAGAATGTGGTGACCCTGCAAGCCTACCGGGGCCGAGGCTTTGGCCGCAGGGTCATGGACACCCTGCGCAACGAGGCCTGGCAAGCCAACGCCTACAAAATCATGCTCCTCACCGGAATGGACCGCGGAGCCAAAGGCTTTTACGCAAGCCTTGGCTACAAAGCCGGCCAAAAACACGGCATGGTCCTGCGCCAAGTCCCACCATATAAGGCACCTGCAGGTTAA
- a CDS encoding bifunctional enoyl-CoA hydratase/phosphate acetyltransferase, translating to MTTTYKNTPYDQIEVGMEATYERTCSADDFYVSAHASGDLNPIHLPKEDREGEGDFEGVAPSLWVASLISAVLGNQMPGPGTLYKSQNLRFLGRAYEGDHLTARVKVTEKLPDYVVKLQTTVERADGQQIVEGEAEVIAPRTSKIAKAVSLPGLTVRSYEHFERLLDLARPLPPLITAVVAPEDRKSLGGALLAAENTLIEPILIGDRGKIEDAAERLGKDLAHCTILDVAGHTQAAVQAVAMVREGKAQAIMKGQLHTDVLLAQIVKRDIGLRTDNRLSHVFVMDVPGLDHLLFISDAAINISPDLEAKVDIVQNAIKLAQALGQQQPKVGILSAVETVNTKIPSTLDAAILSKMAERGQIKGGIVDGPLAMDNAIDIDAAVTKGITSLVAGRADVLVVPNLESGNMLAKELAFVAHAQVCGVVMGARCPVILTSRADDDKARLMSCAVALLYAASQKT from the coding sequence ATGACAACAACCTACAAAAACACGCCGTATGACCAGATCGAAGTGGGCATGGAAGCCACCTATGAGCGCACCTGTTCAGCGGATGACTTTTATGTCTCCGCCCATGCCTCTGGCGATCTCAACCCCATCCACCTGCCCAAGGAAGACCGGGAGGGGGAAGGGGACTTTGAGGGCGTTGCTCCCTCACTGTGGGTCGCCAGTCTGATCTCTGCCGTGCTGGGCAACCAGATGCCCGGGCCGGGCACGCTTTATAAAAGCCAGAACCTTCGTTTTCTAGGCCGCGCTTATGAAGGGGACCACCTGACAGCACGGGTGAAGGTGACCGAAAAGCTGCCGGATTATGTGGTGAAGCTGCAAACCACCGTGGAACGCGCTGATGGGCAGCAGATCGTGGAAGGGGAGGCGGAAGTCATCGCCCCGCGCACCAGCAAGATCGCCAAGGCTGTCAGCCTGCCGGGGCTGACTGTGCGCAGTTACGAGCACTTTGAGCGCCTGCTGGACCTCGCCCGACCGTTGCCGCCTCTTATCACCGCCGTCGTCGCACCAGAAGACCGCAAGTCCCTGGGCGGTGCATTGCTGGCCGCTGAGAACACGCTGATCGAGCCAATCCTGATCGGTGACCGGGGCAAGATCGAGGATGCAGCTGAGCGACTTGGCAAGGACCTGGCCCACTGCACCATTCTTGATGTGGCAGGTCACACGCAAGCCGCGGTGCAGGCAGTGGCCATGGTGCGTGAGGGCAAGGCACAGGCGATCATGAAAGGCCAGCTCCACACGGATGTGCTGCTCGCCCAGATCGTAAAGCGGGACATTGGCCTGCGTACAGACAACCGTCTCAGCCATGTGTTTGTGATGGACGTTCCCGGACTGGACCATCTGCTGTTCATCAGCGATGCGGCCATCAACATCTCGCCAGATCTGGAAGCCAAGGTGGACATTGTCCAGAACGCCATCAAACTGGCGCAGGCGCTGGGGCAACAACAGCCCAAAGTGGGCATTCTTTCCGCTGTGGAAACGGTGAACACCAAAATTCCCTCCACTTTGGATGCGGCAATCCTTTCCAAAATGGCAGAACGCGGCCAGATCAAAGGCGGCATTGTTGATGGGCCACTGGCCATGGACAACGCCATCGACATTGATGCAGCGGTGACCAAAGGCATCACCTCCTTGGTTGCAGGGAGGGCAGATGTACTGGTTGTGCCCAATCTGGAATCTGGCAATATGCTAGCGAAGGAACTGGCCTTTGTTGCCCATGCTCAGGTATGCGGCGTTGTTATGGGTGCCCGGTGTCCGGTGATCCTCACCAGCCGTGCCGATGACGACAAGGCCCGTTTGATGTCTTGCGCTGTTGCGCTTCTTTACGCTGCGAGCCAGAAAACATGA
- a CDS encoding DUF3141 domain-containing protein has protein sequence MQVELFTQRTAQYFEALAQQNQFLQVANSRRSTRLMKDFQKKQEKSKIKGEALAAAWAPYDTPKKLMDAWTHYLKESSERAILTMDALRESSDTYFDHMAKGCPPVLIYNYEVVVEGRNLPRPCNYMLLKIIPPEGVEVLDWKRPYVIIDPRAGHGAGIGGFKDDSQVGVALRDGHPVYFVAFHPMPEPHQELSHVTHAEAAFLREIIARHPDSPKPIVVGNCQGGWATAILAAVYPDLVGPIVLNGAPMSYWSGKMGQDPMRYSAGLTGGIVPALLSADLGNGVFDGANLVQNFEMLNPGRNWFRKYYDLYTSIDSGEERYLEFQKWWNGFYYMTEEEFRWILDNLFIGNKLAKNEAFLEPGRPIDLKTIKSPIIVFSSYGDNITPPDQALNWIADTYTDEAEIEILGQRILYMLHDQVGHLGIFVSSSVAKREHTQVASTLKTIEAMPPGLYKLQIEEQKGKGCDAKFKVSFARKTIDEMLLETGERDEEKAFAGVARFSESWEDMYDSTIGPVLKTMNSQQTAEATRGLHPMRLANGAFASTNPFMFWPTMAAAAVKQNHKPNMAKTPFHYWEEMVADSIEYGWDALKDMREAFIENSFLTFWASPQAVEYGKALSFRRPKVPMQDLHSLTSIQNALKKIEKGGAAAAIVRIVLMIADTRTEVRGEKLERFNEVLTTWAPFKSMDPKERNFLIHDQTLIARFEMEAGYNALPLLLKNEKDKTFAYKAVSYIIGNEEDMAPTSLELWHCLKKTLKWG, from the coding sequence ATGCAAGTAGAACTCTTTACCCAGCGCACTGCCCAGTACTTTGAGGCCCTCGCGCAGCAAAACCAGTTTTTGCAGGTTGCCAACTCACGGCGCTCCACCCGCCTGATGAAGGACTTCCAGAAGAAACAGGAGAAGTCCAAGATCAAAGGCGAAGCGCTGGCCGCCGCCTGGGCGCCGTATGACACGCCCAAGAAACTCATGGATGCCTGGACCCATTATCTGAAGGAGTCCAGCGAACGGGCGATCCTGACTATGGACGCCCTACGCGAAAGCAGCGACACCTACTTTGACCACATGGCCAAGGGCTGCCCTCCGGTGCTCATCTATAATTATGAGGTCGTTGTGGAAGGCCGCAACCTTCCACGTCCTTGCAACTACATGCTGTTGAAGATCATTCCGCCTGAAGGGGTGGAGGTGCTCGACTGGAAGCGCCCTTATGTGATCATCGATCCGCGCGCCGGACACGGGGCTGGCATCGGCGGCTTTAAGGACGACAGCCAGGTCGGCGTTGCCTTGCGCGACGGCCATCCGGTGTACTTCGTCGCCTTCCACCCGATGCCAGAACCGCATCAAGAGCTGTCGCATGTCACTCATGCAGAAGCCGCATTCCTGCGGGAGATCATCGCACGCCATCCGGATAGCCCCAAACCCATTGTGGTGGGCAACTGTCAGGGCGGATGGGCGACAGCCATTCTGGCAGCGGTTTATCCGGATCTGGTGGGACCGATCGTGCTCAACGGTGCGCCCATGTCCTACTGGAGCGGCAAGATGGGGCAGGACCCCATGCGCTACTCCGCAGGCCTGACCGGTGGCATTGTGCCAGCTCTGCTGTCTGCAGATTTGGGCAATGGCGTCTTTGACGGCGCCAATTTGGTGCAAAATTTTGAGATGCTGAACCCGGGCCGCAACTGGTTCCGCAAGTACTATGACCTTTACACCAGTATCGACAGCGGTGAAGAACGCTATCTAGAGTTCCAGAAGTGGTGGAACGGCTTTTATTACATGACCGAGGAGGAGTTCCGCTGGATTCTGGACAACCTCTTCATCGGCAACAAACTGGCGAAGAACGAAGCGTTTCTGGAGCCCGGACGGCCTATTGACCTGAAGACCATCAAGTCGCCGATCATCGTGTTCTCCTCTTACGGCGATAACATCACGCCGCCTGATCAGGCGCTCAACTGGATTGCGGACACATATACGGATGAGGCTGAGATTGAGATCCTCGGCCAACGCATCCTGTACATGCTGCATGATCAGGTCGGGCACTTGGGCATCTTCGTGTCCTCCAGCGTGGCCAAGCGGGAACATACGCAGGTGGCCTCTACCTTGAAGACCATCGAGGCCATGCCTCCAGGGCTCTATAAGCTGCAGATTGAAGAACAGAAGGGCAAAGGCTGCGATGCCAAGTTCAAGGTGAGCTTTGCCCGCAAAACCATTGATGAGATGTTGCTGGAAACAGGCGAGCGAGATGAGGAAAAGGCTTTCGCCGGTGTGGCCCGTTTTTCCGAGAGCTGGGAGGACATGTATGACAGCACCATTGGCCCGGTGCTGAAGACCATGAACAGCCAGCAAACTGCAGAAGCAACCCGCGGCCTGCACCCTATGCGGCTCGCCAACGGTGCGTTTGCTTCCACCAATCCCTTCATGTTCTGGCCCACCATGGCGGCAGCAGCGGTGAAGCAGAACCACAAGCCCAATATGGCAAAAACACCCTTCCATTACTGGGAGGAAATGGTGGCTGACAGCATTGAGTACGGCTGGGATGCACTGAAAGATATGCGCGAAGCCTTTATTGAAAACAGCTTCCTCACCTTCTGGGCGTCTCCGCAGGCGGTGGAATACGGCAAGGCATTGTCCTTCCGCAGACCAAAGGTGCCAATGCAGGATCTGCACAGCCTGACCAGCATTCAGAACGCGCTGAAGAAGATCGAAAAAGGCGGGGCCGCCGCTGCCATCGTGCGCATTGTGCTGATGATTGCCGACACCCGCACCGAGGTGCGCGGCGAAAAGCTGGAGCGATTCAACGAGGTGTTGACCACATGGGCGCCGTTCAAGTCCATGGACCCGAAGGAACGCAATTTCCTCATTCACGACCAGACGTTGATTGCACGGTTTGAGATGGAGGCGGGTTACAACGCCCTGCCTCTGTTACTCAAAAACGAGAAGGACAAGACCTTTGCCTACAAAGCCGTGAGCTACATCATCGGCAACGAGGAAGACATGGCGCCCACCTCGCTGGAACTTTGGCATTGCCTGAAGAAAACGCTCAAATGGGGGTAG
- a CDS encoding helix-turn-helix domain-containing protein: MNDLRPEVIYRPSLNWDEWREGVAEATGEACLSSNTASPEAFGAGVRGSRYKSGFVATINSTPHRFIRTSQRIARDGMDAVFVQFYEHTHTCVTHMGQESVELRPGHLIIQDMAEPFVVDHGSYKLMTLALPRAALAPFLHGDRTYPTLCLPATGGSTNAVINMMQLLRGQLGYLTDEDVTPIIECIAKLVANQMNNGPRLLYTMDENSQTAARFLQAAEYISRTYANPRLNSTEVARHLNVSRTTLYRLFEPMGGFVAFLRYIRMKHAMRKLLRTGSDVVKVQQIAESCGFAHASSFTRSFKEHYGVSPRDILMDVTAGKDQNIRSSANTFSNWLATLNGARLN, translated from the coding sequence ATGAACGACCTGAGACCCGAGGTAATTTACCGACCCAGTCTCAACTGGGATGAATGGCGCGAAGGGGTCGCCGAAGCAACGGGAGAGGCTTGCTTATCTTCCAACACCGCTTCACCAGAGGCCTTTGGTGCGGGCGTGCGCGGGTCTCGCTATAAAAGCGGCTTTGTTGCAACCATCAACTCAACCCCGCACAGGTTCATCCGCACCAGCCAGCGTATCGCCCGCGACGGTATGGATGCTGTATTTGTGCAGTTTTATGAGCACACCCACACTTGTGTCACCCACATGGGTCAGGAGAGCGTGGAGCTCCGGCCCGGCCATCTGATCATACAGGATATGGCCGAGCCGTTTGTGGTGGACCACGGCTCTTACAAGTTGATGACGCTGGCCTTGCCGCGAGCAGCTCTGGCTCCGTTCCTCCATGGCGATCGCACTTACCCAACCCTGTGCCTACCCGCAACAGGTGGCTCAACCAACGCAGTGATCAACATGATGCAGCTGCTGCGTGGTCAACTGGGGTATCTGACAGATGAGGATGTGACGCCCATCATAGAGTGCATCGCCAAACTGGTTGCCAATCAGATGAACAACGGCCCAAGACTCTTATATACGATGGATGAAAACAGCCAGACTGCTGCACGTTTTTTGCAAGCTGCTGAATACATCAGCCGGACCTATGCCAACCCACGCCTGAACAGTACAGAAGTGGCACGTCATCTCAACGTATCGCGCACAACGCTCTACCGCCTGTTCGAACCCATGGGTGGCTTCGTCGCCTTCCTGCGCTACATCCGCATGAAACACGCCATGCGCAAACTGCTGCGCACTGGAAGCGATGTGGTGAAGGTTCAGCAGATTGCCGAAAGCTGCGGTTTCGCCCACGCCTCCAGCTTCACCCGAAGCTTCAAAGAACACTACGGCGTCTCCCCCCGCGACATCCTGATGGACGTCACCGCTGGCAAAGACCAAAACATCCGCAGTTCCGCCAACACCTTCTCCAACTGGCTGGCAACACTGAATGGGGCAAGGTTGAATTGA
- a CDS encoding LysR family transcriptional regulator — protein MRLPLAMLEVFNAIAQNGSLRGAANALGIKPSTVSHQLKSLEEQLGTALFVRTTRSVTLTDAGRALQSGAGAAFDLLGQAVEDAREHGSSARGSLRLTLPEFVFHTFLADLLPGFQAKYPEIQLELSLSDAIVDIVSEGLHAGFRSGGLVAQDMIALRISDPQPLTVLGSKTYLDQHGRPEQPEDLLDHACIHYRFQTSGQLAPWVFQVDGDQVEIDVKGGLILNTLPSLLELMEQGMGLVLTFRNYALMQCDMTKVERLLEDYLTPIAPIYLFYPREYKDLQPLRLFIDHIKAHRRLSA, from the coding sequence ATGCGCCTCCCCCTCGCCATGCTGGAAGTGTTCAACGCCATCGCGCAAAACGGCAGTTTGCGGGGTGCTGCCAATGCTCTTGGCATCAAACCCTCCACGGTCAGCCATCAGTTGAAGTCTCTGGAAGAGCAGCTTGGAACAGCCCTGTTTGTGCGTACCACACGTTCTGTCACGCTGACGGATGCAGGCCGCGCCCTGCAAAGCGGTGCCGGGGCGGCGTTTGATCTGCTGGGGCAAGCGGTGGAGGATGCAAGGGAACATGGTAGCAGCGCGCGCGGGTCTTTGCGGCTGACACTGCCTGAGTTCGTGTTCCATACGTTTCTGGCTGATCTGCTGCCCGGGTTTCAGGCGAAGTATCCGGAAATCCAGCTGGAGCTGTCTTTGAGCGATGCCATCGTTGATATCGTCTCTGAGGGACTGCATGCGGGCTTTCGTAGCGGGGGGCTCGTTGCGCAGGATATGATTGCTCTGCGCATTTCGGACCCGCAGCCGCTCACCGTGCTTGGCAGCAAAACCTATCTGGATCAGCACGGCAGACCAGAACAGCCGGAGGACCTGCTGGATCACGCATGCATTCATTACCGCTTTCAGACGTCAGGCCAGTTGGCGCCCTGGGTGTTTCAGGTGGACGGTGACCAGGTGGAGATTGACGTCAAAGGTGGTCTGATCCTCAACACCCTGCCCTCGCTGCTGGAGCTTATGGAGCAAGGTATGGGGCTGGTCCTCACCTTCCGCAACTACGCGCTGATGCAGTGTGACATGACCAAGGTGGAGCGACTGCTGGAAGATTACCTAACTCCCATTGCCCCGATCTACCTGTTTTACCCCAGAGAATACAAAGACCTCCAACCCCTGCGCCTCTTCATCGACCACATCAAGGCACATCGGAGGTTGTCGGCTTAG
- a CDS encoding NAD(P)H-dependent oxidoreductase, whose translation MKTLVLTAHPDLSKSRVNSKWFETFAETDSITLLDLTLLGGPTLSFNVAEQHDLLLSHDRIVFQFPLYWYSAPPVLKAWMDQVLTYGFAYGPSGNKLAGKELVLATSTGGPEDSYHAGGYNNFSMDELLKPFQQTALLTGMTYLRPFVFHGAAVASDEDVIASQTALLTHVQDPELSPIIKKARLDKMLEEDAKLAARVST comes from the coding sequence ATGAAAACCCTCGTGCTCACCGCCCATCCGGACCTCAGCAAATCCCGCGTCAACAGCAAATGGTTTGAGACCTTCGCGGAAACTGACAGTATCACCCTGTTGGACCTGACCCTTCTTGGCGGCCCAACCCTGAGCTTCAACGTGGCAGAACAGCACGATCTTTTGCTCTCCCACGACCGCATCGTCTTCCAGTTTCCGCTCTACTGGTATTCCGCCCCACCTGTCCTGAAAGCCTGGATGGATCAGGTGCTGACCTATGGCTTTGCGTATGGCCCCAGCGGCAACAAGCTTGCGGGCAAAGAACTGGTGCTGGCAACCTCCACCGGCGGCCCAGAGGACAGCTACCACGCAGGTGGGTACAACAACTTCAGCATGGACGAGCTGCTCAAGCCCTTCCAGCAAACGGCGCTGCTGACCGGCATGACCTATCTGCGCCCCTTCGTGTTCCATGGGGCAGCTGTAGCCAGTGACGAGGATGTTATCGCCTCCCAAACCGCATTGCTGACCCATGTGCAAGATCCTGAACTAAGCCCAATCATCAAAAAGGCACGATTGGATAAAATGCTGGAGGAAGACGCCAAGCTGGCCGCGCGCGTCAGCACTTAG
- a CDS encoding NAD(P)/FAD-dependent oxidoreductase, translating into MHNLSVNVVGAGITGAMIAYKLARLGFKVTLFDANHCVGGDVSRTSFGWIGHIANDPIENPELFPLLTDGMARYKALNTEFDGALFGANNGAIVWRATPEETQDLIDRQQQAGTRTRLMSKQELQDLLPALTNPPEFAAYSEEDVCWYPPKVIEKLVDALTRLGGEVVLNSSVNALDITDHHCNGIRMNDEVLASDFTVLATGGSNGGLIAPYEPNHGLYTSPATYIEISAELPEFTPVLLTPDIEMRSLGLGNFALAENPPETDDPAELERMGARLVQAVKDTFTSAGQVELLSIQVGQRPASHSTEPLARPINGFTNAFVAGSHPGVILAPLIAEKICNQITEQALSRSVV; encoded by the coding sequence ATGCATAATTTAAGCGTTAACGTGGTCGGCGCCGGCATCACCGGAGCAATGATCGCGTACAAGCTCGCGCGTCTGGGTTTCAAAGTCACTTTGTTTGATGCAAACCACTGTGTGGGCGGAGATGTCTCACGTACTTCCTTTGGCTGGATTGGCCACATCGCCAATGATCCTATTGAGAATCCTGAGCTGTTTCCCCTGCTGACCGATGGCATGGCGCGCTACAAGGCATTGAATACTGAGTTTGACGGCGCTCTGTTTGGAGCCAACAACGGCGCCATCGTCTGGCGCGCAACACCGGAAGAAACGCAAGACCTGATTGACCGTCAACAGCAGGCAGGCACTCGCACGCGCCTCATGAGCAAGCAGGAACTTCAGGACCTTTTGCCCGCGCTCACCAATCCGCCAGAGTTTGCAGCCTATTCAGAAGAGGATGTCTGCTGGTACCCGCCTAAAGTCATCGAAAAGCTGGTTGATGCTCTGACCCGTCTGGGCGGAGAGGTGGTGCTGAACAGCTCAGTCAATGCGCTGGATATCACCGATCACCACTGCAACGGCATCCGCATGAATGACGAGGTCTTAGCCAGCGACTTCACCGTACTGGCAACGGGCGGCAGCAATGGCGGTCTGATCGCTCCCTATGAGCCGAACCACGGCCTTTACACCTCACCTGCCACGTATATTGAGATCAGCGCAGAACTGCCGGAGTTCACCCCTGTGCTGCTAACGCCGGATATCGAGATGCGCAGCCTGGGTCTGGGCAACTTCGCACTGGCCGAAAATCCACCGGAAACGGATGATCCCGCCGAGCTGGAGCGTATGGGCGCGCGGCTGGTGCAGGCCGTTAAAGACACCTTCACCAGCGCCGGTCAGGTAGAACTGCTGTCCATTCAGGTCGGCCAGCGCCCCGCCAGCCACTCCACTGAGCCTCTGGCCCGCCCCATCAACGGCTTTACCAACGCCTTCGTCGCAGGCAGCCACCCCGGCGTCATCCTCGCCCCCTTGATCGCAGAAAAAATCTGCAACCAAATTACGGAACAGGCCCTGTCCAGATCGGTGGTTTAG